The Kitasatospora sp. NBC_00374 genome has a segment encoding these proteins:
- a CDS encoding transglycosylase family protein produces MTFRNETAAATTTATKRNRVRMAVLGSVVVALPVAGLVTATSASAASVATWDKVAQCESTGNWSINSGNGFYGGLQFTSSTWAAYGGTAYAPQANLATKAQQIAVAEKVLASQGPGAWPVCSVKAGLTKGGEAPQVDTGAAATTKTAPAPKAETAPKPAPKAAAPKADSERANRSTERQPLAAQAPTKAAEAPKAAAPAAPAEKTNGGTYTVKSGDTLSDIAAAKGLDWKTLYKNNVSVIGGDADLILPGQVLSV; encoded by the coding sequence ATGACCTTCCGTAACGAGACTGCCGCTGCCACCACCACTGCCACCAAGCGCAACCGCGTGCGGATGGCCGTTCTGGGCAGCGTCGTCGTTGCCCTTCCGGTGGCCGGCCTCGTCACGGCCACCTCGGCCTCCGCCGCGTCGGTGGCCACCTGGGACAAGGTCGCGCAGTGCGAGTCCACGGGTAACTGGAGCATCAACAGCGGCAACGGCTTCTACGGCGGCCTGCAGTTCACCTCCAGCACCTGGGCCGCCTACGGTGGCACCGCCTACGCCCCGCAGGCCAACCTGGCCACCAAGGCGCAGCAGATCGCCGTCGCGGAGAAGGTGCTCGCCTCCCAGGGCCCGGGCGCCTGGCCCGTGTGCTCCGTCAAGGCCGGCCTGACCAAGGGCGGCGAGGCCCCGCAGGTCGACACCGGTGCTGCGGCCACCACCAAGACCGCCCCCGCCCCGAAGGCGGAGACCGCCCCGAAGCCGGCCCCCAAGGCCGCCGCGCCGAAGGCCGACTCCGAGCGCGCCAACCGCAGCACCGAGCGCCAGCCGCTCGCCGCCCAGGCGCCCACCAAGGCCGCCGAGGCCCCGAAGGCCGCCGCGCCCGCCGCCCCGGCCGAGAAGACCAACGGTGGCACCTACACCGTCAAGAGCGGCGACACCCTGAGCGACATCGCCGCCGCCAAGGGCCTCGACTGGAAGACCCTGTACAAGAACAACGTCAGCGTCATCGGTGGCGACGCCGACCTGATCCTCCCGGGCCAGGTCCTGTCCGTCTGA
- a CDS encoding transglycosylase family protein, which translates to MGTRLLNRVLAVTAAPLLSVLPLVPEAAAAQAARRTPDQIWDGIARCESGGDWHADTGNGFYGGLQIWPPTWEEADGLRFAARPDLATRREQITVGEEILSQQGWAAWSGCAETLGLLRASARSR; encoded by the coding sequence ATGGGCACACGTCTGCTGAACCGGGTGCTGGCGGTCACCGCCGCCCCGCTGCTGTCCGTCCTCCCCTTGGTGCCCGAGGCTGCCGCAGCCCAGGCCGCCCGGCGGACCCCGGACCAGATCTGGGACGGAATCGCCCGCTGCGAGAGCGGCGGTGACTGGCACGCCGACACCGGGAACGGCTTCTACGGCGGCCTGCAGATCTGGCCCCCCACCTGGGAGGAGGCGGACGGGCTCCGTTTCGCTGCCAGGCCCGACCTGGCCACCCGCCGCGAGCAGATCACCGTCGGCGAGGAGATCCTGAGTCAGCAGGGCTGGGCAGCCTGGTCCGGCTGCGCCGAGACGCTCGGACTGCTGCGCGCCTCGGCCCGGAGCCGCTGA
- a CDS encoding alpha-ketoglutarate-dependent dioxygenase AlkB, which yields MPGELFPRERSDPAPGAVLLPDWLTPAEQLELVAACREWARPPAGLRTVRLPTGGQMSVRTVCLGWHWYPYGYARTVVDGDGTPVKPFPPLLGRLAERAVAAAYGPGGLGGIAGAEAYEPDVALVNHYAEGARMGLHRDREERVDAPVVSFSLGDSCVFRLGNTETRTRPWTDLELHSGDLLVFGGPSRFAYHGVVRTLAGTADPALGMTGRLNITVRQSGLE from the coding sequence GTGCCCGGCGAACTGTTCCCCCGAGAACGCTCCGACCCGGCCCCCGGGGCCGTCCTGCTGCCCGACTGGCTCACCCCCGCCGAGCAGCTCGAACTCGTCGCCGCCTGCCGCGAGTGGGCCCGCCCGCCGGCCGGCCTGCGGACCGTCCGGCTCCCCACCGGAGGTCAGATGTCGGTGCGCACGGTCTGCCTGGGCTGGCACTGGTACCCGTACGGCTACGCCCGGACGGTGGTGGACGGCGACGGCACACCGGTGAAGCCGTTCCCGCCGTTGCTGGGCCGCCTCGCCGAACGGGCCGTCGCCGCCGCCTACGGGCCGGGCGGCCTCGGCGGGATCGCCGGAGCCGAGGCGTACGAGCCCGACGTGGCCCTGGTCAACCACTACGCCGAGGGCGCGCGGATGGGTCTGCACCGGGACCGGGAGGAGCGGGTCGACGCCCCGGTGGTCTCGTTCTCGCTCGGCGACAGCTGTGTGTTCCGGCTCGGCAACACCGAGACCAGGACCCGCCCGTGGACCGACCTGGAGCTGCACAGCGGTGACCTGCTGGTCTTCGGCGGTCCGTCACGCTTCGCCTACCACGGGGTGGTCCGTACCCTCGCGGGCACCGCCGACCCCGCCCTGGGGATGACCGGCCGGTTGAACATCACGGTGCGGCAGTCCGGACTGGAATGA
- a CDS encoding acyl-CoA thioesterase: MGTPVDQLVDLLDLEQIELNIFRGRSPEEALQRTFGGQVAGQALVAAGRTVEDGRPVHSLHAYFLRPGVPGVPIVYQVDRIRDGRSFTTRRVLGIQQGRSIFALTADFHLPEQGGIEHQDAMPDVPAPEDLPSALDEVGSKLGELPPFISRRQPFDIRYVDRLRWSKEELVGVEPRSGVWLRTNGALPDDPLIHVCALTYASDMTLLDAVRAPVEPLWGERNFDMASLDHAMWFHRPFRADDWLLYKQESPIAHGARGLARGEIYDRSGRLVVSVMQEGLFRPLAGR; this comes from the coding sequence ATGGGAACGCCCGTCGACCAACTCGTCGACCTGCTCGACCTGGAGCAGATCGAGCTCAACATCTTCCGGGGCCGCAGCCCCGAGGAGGCCCTGCAGCGGACGTTCGGTGGTCAGGTGGCCGGCCAGGCCCTGGTGGCCGCAGGGCGTACGGTCGAGGACGGGCGCCCTGTCCACTCCCTGCACGCCTACTTCCTGCGGCCCGGCGTTCCCGGCGTTCCGATCGTCTACCAGGTGGACCGGATCCGCGACGGCCGTTCCTTCACCACCCGCCGGGTGCTCGGCATCCAGCAGGGCCGCTCGATCTTCGCCCTCACCGCCGACTTCCACCTGCCCGAGCAGGGCGGCATCGAGCACCAGGACGCGATGCCCGACGTCCCCGCGCCCGAGGACCTGCCCAGCGCGCTGGACGAGGTCGGGTCCAAGCTCGGTGAGCTGCCGCCGTTCATCAGCCGCCGCCAGCCCTTCGACATCCGCTACGTCGACCGGCTGCGGTGGTCGAAGGAGGAGCTGGTCGGTGTCGAGCCGCGCAGCGGTGTGTGGCTGCGGACCAACGGCGCCCTGCCCGACGACCCACTGATCCATGTCTGCGCCCTCACCTACGCCAGCGACATGACCCTGCTCGACGCCGTCCGCGCACCCGTCGAGCCGCTGTGGGGCGAGCGGAACTTCGACATGGCCTCGCTCGACCACGCGATGTGGTTCCACCGCCCGTTCCGCGCCGACGACTGGCTGCTCTACAAGCAGGAGTCGCCGATCGCGCACGGCGCGCGCGGTCTGGCCCGCGGCGAGATCTACGACCGGAGCGGGCGGCTGGTCGTCTCCGTCATGCAGGAGGGGCTGTTCCGCCCCCTCGCCGGTCGCTGA
- a CDS encoding DUF1684 domain-containing protein, whose product MTAAEEWKHWTEARAASVSAPHGPLALTGTHWLGPEPTEIPGLPGLWSATDGLVRVSVAAADGVRLEAPGYDLLEGENTLRPDTDPAPQPATLGDVRLVPIEREGELALRVFDPASPARAAFAGITVYPYAPEWAVPAVFTPFEDDRAVVVPNADGKERPLEVTGRIAFRLAGEDHTLTVSRSGERLTGVIADATSGRQTYRFRFITLPAPDADGRTVLDLNHAHLPPCAFADHFVCPFPPPGNRLTVAVEAGEKQVLSR is encoded by the coding sequence ATGACCGCCGCCGAGGAATGGAAGCACTGGACGGAGGCGCGGGCCGCCTCCGTCAGCGCGCCGCACGGACCGCTCGCGCTCACCGGCACGCACTGGCTGGGGCCCGAGCCGACCGAGATCCCGGGCCTGCCCGGGCTCTGGTCGGCCACCGACGGCCTGGTCCGGGTCAGCGTCGCGGCGGCGGACGGCGTACGGCTGGAGGCGCCGGGGTACGACCTGCTGGAGGGCGAGAACACGCTGCGCCCCGACACCGACCCGGCACCCCAGCCGGCCACCCTCGGCGACGTCCGGCTCGTCCCGATCGAGCGGGAGGGCGAACTGGCGCTGCGGGTCTTCGACCCGGCTTCGCCCGCCCGGGCGGCCTTCGCGGGGATCACCGTCTACCCCTACGCGCCCGAGTGGGCCGTCCCGGCGGTCTTCACCCCCTTCGAGGACGACCGTGCGGTCGTCGTCCCCAACGCGGACGGCAAGGAACGCCCCCTGGAGGTCACCGGCCGGATCGCCTTCCGGCTCGCGGGGGAGGACCACACCCTCACCGTCAGCCGCTCCGGCGAACGCCTCACCGGCGTGATCGCCGACGCCACCAGCGGCCGCCAGACCTACCGCTTCCGCTTCATCACCCTTCCCGCGCCGGACGCGGACGGCCGAACGGTGCTCGATCTCAACCACGCCCACCTGCCGCCGTGCGCCTTCGCCGACCACTTCGTCTGCCCCTTCCCGCCGCCGGGCAACCGGCTGACGGTGGCGGTGGAGGCCGGGGAGAAGCAGGTGCTGTCGAGGTGA